In Novosphingobium sp. MMS21-SN21R, a single genomic region encodes these proteins:
- a CDS encoding glycosyltransferase yields the protein MCNRVSETRRDDLAEAIGRSHVPHPAIAVIMPVFKAQVNLLEAAVQSLQDQVFEQWELCICDDGSNDSALAAVLERIAEQDPRVRLTSLPANAGISAATNAAAALASAPILLLLDQDDLLSPDCLGEFFLAFASDEAVDLAYSDNDKIDLANHRHGPSFKPGWSPTLLLSYMFAGHAIAVKTALFRDLGGMRSEFDGSQDYDFMLRASERARRVAHLPGMFYHWRVMPGSTALSAKEKPGSIIAGQRAISEALDRRGVAATIEWPDWAQRAGIGLFSPRFKQPLLPHCVIVHGLEGATPDETMLCRLSDGLPPGSRVILATGSGDTFGHRVTAAMQQAQGMPLLLVNADARLVQADSLGQLFGYMNAAGAGAAGGRVIGADGRLINAGFVRPNGSEKAEPAFAGLARHRPGYLYLARVARECFAVSADCLAVARELTGLLGPVPADVHDSDTLGLWISEQARAAGQSVLCCPDAEVEVRQTRGAGKLPRAHGDDRWYNRNLGMCDTQFRPARRTVPLRADRPLRVAAVSHNLDREGAQTLLVDLLCQLKAEGAIDPVVISPKGGELEATLAEAGIPVWKIEAAGRRMSAKRLNERVASLAEAYGRAGADVVLANTLEMYAAVEAAEIAGLGALWWQHEGGAWHDYFKPLRSHAQARAFAAFNIAYRVIQVAEFTRQAWLPIALRDNFELVRHGISPRPLHDAMQEWSRESARAELGLEPGDLCIVLMGSISAHKGQLDIIQALGLIDSATAPKLRIVIAGAIVEPGYGEKMAAAIAGLPPAKQALIDLVGRVSDTSLYYSAADVLVCCSRQESAPLAIVEAMQFGVPVVTTPVDGIPELVEFGGNSLAYNPGDVAALAGILSNLASSIDCIPRLRTRSLELAQHANNRKYMIGRFAQLLREGAMMRGNRPSVPLG from the coding sequence ATGTGCAACCGCGTGTCGGAAACAAGGCGCGACGATCTGGCCGAAGCGATTGGCCGAAGTCATGTGCCTCACCCTGCAATCGCGGTCATCATGCCGGTGTTCAAGGCACAGGTGAACCTGCTCGAAGCCGCGGTCCAGTCGCTTCAGGATCAGGTCTTCGAACAGTGGGAACTGTGCATTTGCGATGACGGGAGCAACGACAGCGCACTTGCTGCGGTACTGGAGCGCATCGCCGAACAGGACCCGCGCGTCCGCCTGACCAGCCTTCCCGCGAACGCCGGAATCAGTGCTGCCACAAACGCTGCTGCAGCGTTGGCAAGCGCGCCGATCCTGCTGCTCCTCGATCAGGATGACCTCCTGTCGCCTGACTGCCTGGGTGAGTTCTTCCTGGCTTTCGCAAGCGATGAGGCGGTTGATCTGGCCTATTCCGATAACGATAAGATCGATCTGGCCAATCATCGGCACGGGCCGTCGTTCAAGCCTGGATGGTCCCCCACCTTGCTGCTCAGTTACATGTTCGCCGGACATGCAATTGCAGTGAAAACAGCACTGTTCCGGGACTTGGGCGGCATGCGCAGCGAATTCGACGGCAGTCAGGACTACGACTTCATGCTGCGGGCAAGCGAACGGGCGCGGCGCGTGGCGCATCTTCCAGGCATGTTCTACCACTGGCGCGTCATGCCGGGATCGACCGCGCTTTCGGCCAAGGAGAAACCTGGCAGCATCATCGCCGGTCAGCGCGCGATCAGCGAGGCTCTGGACCGTCGCGGCGTGGCGGCGACAATCGAATGGCCGGATTGGGCGCAGCGCGCTGGCATCGGACTGTTCAGCCCGAGGTTCAAACAGCCATTGCTGCCACATTGCGTGATTGTTCACGGTCTGGAGGGGGCCACGCCGGACGAGACAATGCTCTGCCGGCTGTCTGACGGATTGCCGCCCGGTTCGCGGGTGATCCTGGCAACCGGTTCGGGTGATACGTTTGGACACCGCGTGACCGCAGCGATGCAGCAGGCTCAAGGCATGCCGCTGCTACTTGTGAATGCCGATGCCAGACTAGTCCAGGCCGACAGCCTCGGTCAGCTTTTCGGCTACATGAATGCGGCGGGCGCAGGCGCAGCGGGGGGCCGGGTGATTGGTGCCGATGGCAGGCTGATCAACGCAGGGTTCGTTCGACCCAACGGTTCGGAGAAAGCCGAACCGGCTTTTGCGGGACTGGCAAGGCATCGGCCGGGATACCTCTACCTTGCGCGCGTTGCCCGCGAGTGCTTCGCGGTATCGGCTGACTGTCTGGCCGTGGCCCGTGAACTGACAGGCCTGCTGGGGCCGGTTCCCGCTGATGTGCACGACAGCGACACGCTCGGCCTGTGGATTTCGGAACAGGCCCGCGCTGCAGGCCAAAGCGTCTTGTGCTGTCCCGATGCCGAAGTTGAAGTTCGGCAAACGAGGGGCGCAGGCAAGTTGCCTCGGGCGCATGGCGATGACAGGTGGTATAATCGTAACCTCGGGATGTGCGACACGCAGTTCCGGCCAGCGCGGCGAACTGTGCCGCTGCGTGCAGACAGGCCACTTCGGGTTGCCGCCGTCAGTCACAATCTCGACCGCGAAGGCGCGCAGACTCTGCTTGTCGACCTTCTTTGCCAGTTAAAAGCCGAAGGGGCGATCGACCCTGTTGTCATCAGCCCAAAGGGCGGCGAACTTGAGGCGACGCTGGCCGAGGCCGGAATCCCGGTGTGGAAGATCGAAGCTGCTGGACGGCGCATGTCCGCCAAGCGCCTCAACGAACGCGTTGCCTCGCTGGCGGAGGCCTATGGCAGAGCCGGGGCAGATGTCGTGCTGGCCAATACCCTTGAAATGTACGCGGCGGTCGAAGCAGCTGAAATCGCCGGACTTGGCGCATTGTGGTGGCAGCACGAAGGCGGGGCGTGGCACGACTATTTCAAGCCGCTGCGCAGCCACGCTCAGGCAAGAGCATTCGCCGCGTTCAACATCGCATACCGCGTCATCCAGGTTGCCGAGTTCACGCGGCAGGCTTGGCTACCCATCGCGCTGCGGGACAATTTCGAACTCGTACGCCACGGGATCTCGCCCCGGCCCCTGCATGACGCAATGCAAGAATGGTCGCGGGAGAGCGCGCGGGCGGAGCTGGGGCTGGAACCCGGTGACCTCTGCATTGTGCTGATGGGCAGCATCTCCGCGCACAAAGGACAACTGGACATCATACAGGCGCTTGGCTTGATTGATTCGGCTACCGCGCCCAAGTTGCGCATCGTGATCGCGGGGGCGATAGTCGAACCGGGCTACGGTGAAAAAATGGCGGCGGCCATTGCCGGCCTGCCGCCGGCCAAGCAAGCGCTGATCGATCTCGTCGGCCGGGTATCTGACACATCGCTTTATTATAGCGCCGCCGATGTTCTGGTTTGCTGTTCACGACAGGAAAGCGCCCCGCTGGCCATCGTCGAGGCGATGCAGTTCGGCGTGCCTGTCGTAACAACGCCTGTAGACGGGATTCCAGAACTGGTCGAATTCGGTGGCAATTCATTGGCCTATAATCCGGGCGATGTTGCTGCACTGGCCGGCATTCTCAGTAATCTGGCGTCTTCCATTGACTGCATCCCGCGTCTAAGGACACGCAGCTTGGAATTGGCGCAACACGCGAATAACCGGAAGTACATGATCGGGCGCTTCGCGCAGTTGTTGCGAGAAGGAGCCATGATGCGCGGAAACAGACCTTCGGTCCCGCTTGGATGA
- a CDS encoding capsular biosynthesis protein, translating to MGPLFRRLGQGLTKAGHAVHKVNFNGGDRFFWRLPGGIDYRGTLQEWPQALEQILADKQITDVVLFGDCRDHHMVATRVCRELRIPVHVFEEGYIRPDWVTFERGGVNGHSSLSRDPEWYLETAASLPPVPEHRQVPSSFRRRATEGLAYNVADVLTRWHYSNWNNHRPWHPVVEGMGWWRKLRRRKERDAEAATLMVRLEASSDPYFLFPLQLDSDAQIRLHSPFAGIAEALKVVVASFAAHAPTGTRLVVKEHPLDNGVRDWHQITTDMAARFGVTDRIDYLPSGDIVPVARRSQGMVTINSTSGTLGLSMGIPAVVLGTAIYDIAGITCQDGLDAFWTNPERPDERIFAAFRRVLIEQCLIPGGFFSDEALDLVVRHAIARFEGRPMLPE from the coding sequence ATGGGACCGTTGTTCCGGCGCCTTGGCCAAGGCCTGACCAAGGCAGGGCACGCAGTTCACAAGGTCAATTTCAACGGAGGGGACCGCTTCTTCTGGCGCCTTCCGGGCGGAATCGACTATCGCGGCACTTTGCAGGAATGGCCGCAGGCACTCGAGCAGATCCTCGCCGACAAGCAGATTACCGATGTCGTTCTGTTCGGTGACTGCCGGGATCATCACATGGTAGCAACACGGGTCTGCCGGGAATTGCGCATCCCGGTCCACGTCTTCGAAGAAGGCTACATCCGGCCCGACTGGGTGACGTTCGAACGCGGTGGCGTCAACGGCCACTCGTCGCTTTCGCGCGACCCGGAGTGGTATCTGGAAACCGCCGCCAGCCTTCCGCCGGTCCCCGAACATCGCCAGGTCCCGTCGTCATTCCGGCGGCGGGCAACCGAAGGCCTCGCCTACAACGTGGCCGATGTGCTGACGCGCTGGCACTATTCCAACTGGAACAACCACCGCCCGTGGCATCCGGTGGTCGAGGGCATGGGCTGGTGGCGCAAGCTCCGCCGCCGCAAGGAGCGCGACGCCGAAGCTGCCACGCTGATGGTCCGGCTCGAGGCATCAAGCGATCCCTATTTCCTGTTCCCGCTGCAGCTCGATTCCGATGCGCAAATCCGCCTCCATTCGCCATTTGCCGGGATTGCGGAGGCGTTGAAGGTGGTAGTCGCCTCTTTCGCGGCCCACGCGCCGACGGGCACAAGGCTGGTGGTCAAAGAGCACCCGCTCGATAACGGCGTACGCGACTGGCATCAGATCACCACAGACATGGCAGCACGTTTCGGCGTGACGGACCGGATCGATTACCTGCCGAGCGGCGACATCGTGCCCGTCGCACGCCGGTCGCAGGGAATGGTGACGATCAACAGCACCAGCGGCACGCTGGGGCTTTCGATGGGCATCCCCGCCGTGGTACTGGGCACCGCGATCTACGACATCGCCGGCATCACCTGCCAGGACGGGCTTGACGCCTTCTGGACGAACCCTGAGCGCCCGGACGAGCGGATCTTTGCAGCGTTTCGGCGCGTGCTGATCGAGCAATGCCTTATTCCAGGGGGCTTCTTCTCTGATGAAGCACTAGATCTGGTTGTTCGCCACGCCATTGCCCGCTTCGAAGGCAGACCGATGCTGCCGGAATGA